A stretch of the Haloarcula ordinaria genome encodes the following:
- a CDS encoding glycosyltransferase, with translation MSRSVGVVVPAFHPDVEQLRAYVEAIDDNLSPATIVVELDAPRDGVPAVLADLPADIETVPYRRGKGAAITAGFERLDTDVYVFADADASTPVDSLDRILDRVRRGEGDLAVGSRRHPDSVVTSHQTFARRFLGDGFAWLAGRLLAVDLYDYQCGAKAITADAWDQVRRHIYEPGFAWDVELVAMAGALDQRVVEVPIEWEDKPGSTVSPVRTSVALLRALLAARHRAKQLSDSRFHTAIAARREDPTALVEQER, from the coding sequence ATGTCGCGTTCCGTCGGCGTCGTCGTTCCGGCCTTCCATCCCGACGTCGAGCAGTTGCGGGCGTACGTCGAAGCCATCGACGACAACCTCTCACCGGCGACCATCGTCGTCGAACTCGACGCGCCCCGGGACGGCGTCCCTGCCGTACTGGCCGACCTGCCCGCCGACATCGAGACTGTCCCGTACCGCCGGGGGAAGGGGGCGGCGATAACGGCCGGGTTCGAACGCCTCGACACCGACGTGTACGTCTTTGCCGACGCCGACGCCTCGACGCCAGTCGACTCACTCGACCGAATCCTCGACCGCGTGCGTCGCGGCGAGGGCGACCTGGCCGTCGGGTCGCGGCGCCACCCCGACTCAGTTGTCACCAGCCACCAGACGTTCGCTCGCCGCTTCCTCGGTGACGGCTTCGCCTGGCTCGCCGGCCGCCTCCTCGCGGTCGACCTCTACGATTACCAGTGTGGCGCGAAGGCCATCACCGCCGACGCCTGGGACCAGGTCCGTCGGCACATCTACGAGCCTGGGTTCGCCTGGGACGTCGAACTGGTGGCAATGGCGGGCGCGCTGGACCAGCGAGTGGTCGAGGTCCCCATCGAATGGGAGGACAAGCCCGGGTCGACCGTCTCGCCGGTCCGGACCTCGGTGGCGTTGCTGCGCGCCCTCCTCGCGGCCCGGCATCGGGCGAAACAACTCAGCGACAGTCGGTTCCACACCGCCATCGCCGCCCGGCGCGAGGACCCGACGGCTCTCGTCGAGCAGGAGCGATGA
- a CDS encoding DUF2298 domain-containing protein, which translates to MEYGLVALWLVLYLLLLYTGGTIAATLFPRFADRGVTFGVPVAVAILWLATYFFGRLSLTLGVWAGLVALVATAIGLTYRGVSVDGRQYAEAAVVFTVGFLLVVWIRALDPAIISLGGEKFLDFGLLQSLLRADSLPLEDMWFAGEPVAYYYGGHLAASILARLTGTPGQFAYNLALAGFYATLVTAAYGLAGAIAADRGIPRRLAAGLGAFFVGFASNLSTPAQFVVWLLPGGLRQSVIDAANYDPQGLANGPDEFSYWDASRVITDEASDFATYEPSAAFVIDEFPLFAWLNGDLHAHMMSTGFLLLVAALCFSYFQTPDSERRRRLALLFGAVPAVGGIVAVTSTWSFPSVGGLVFLTVAVAPADPASLLPAGVRDRAQTRGLTREAVRIALALAIAGGVLLVGLLWSLPFWLGPASGREIAVLPDRISLVELLSVHGLFVVPFALYLYARLGRGIGTARERVVGAATLGLVAVAALLDAAAVGVLVPILVGTWLLSRSPVLERTVAAVPALADGGDRPLGFEAVLVLAGAGLVLLVEFVFVRENIGRMNTVFKTYMQVWILWGVAVGPVLAWLLTRWRPGSSDAQHWVRPATTVFVTLLVLSTSLYGAFALANHAERAGDATLDGLDHLERTHPGEAPAIRWLASLDGRPTIVTAAPASYGWDPGNGEGASAPASLTGIPTVAGWNHEAQYRSQSAYDTRVAAVRTIYTGSADEQIRLLRAYDVRYVYVGPAERNRYGDVTVDHLSGVTVAKRAGDVVIYRVHPEQL; encoded by the coding sequence ATGGAGTACGGGCTCGTTGCGCTCTGGCTGGTCCTCTACCTGTTGTTGCTCTACACCGGCGGGACGATTGCAGCGACCCTCTTTCCACGATTCGCCGACCGCGGCGTGACCTTCGGCGTTCCGGTGGCCGTCGCTATCCTGTGGCTGGCGACGTACTTCTTCGGTCGCCTCTCGCTCACTCTGGGCGTCTGGGCCGGCCTCGTCGCGCTGGTCGCGACCGCTATCGGCCTGACCTACCGAGGTGTCTCGGTCGACGGCCGCCAGTACGCCGAGGCGGCCGTCGTGTTCACGGTCGGGTTCCTGTTGGTCGTCTGGATTCGCGCCCTGGACCCCGCCATCATCTCGCTGGGCGGTGAGAAGTTCCTCGACTTCGGCCTGTTGCAGTCGCTGTTGCGGGCCGACAGCCTCCCGCTGGAGGACATGTGGTTCGCCGGCGAACCCGTCGCGTACTACTACGGCGGTCACCTCGCCGCGTCGATACTGGCCCGGCTCACCGGCACGCCCGGCCAGTTCGCGTACAACCTCGCGCTCGCGGGATTCTACGCGACGCTCGTCACCGCGGCGTACGGACTCGCGGGGGCAATCGCCGCCGACCGTGGTATCCCGCGCCGCCTCGCTGCGGGACTGGGCGCGTTCTTCGTGGGGTTCGCGAGCAACCTCTCGACGCCGGCGCAGTTCGTCGTCTGGCTGTTGCCCGGTGGGCTCCGCCAGTCGGTCATCGATGCCGCGAACTACGATCCCCAGGGACTCGCGAACGGCCCCGACGAGTTCAGTTACTGGGACGCGAGCCGTGTCATCACCGACGAGGCGAGCGACTTCGCCACCTACGAGCCGTCGGCGGCCTTCGTCATCGACGAGTTCCCGCTGTTCGCCTGGCTCAACGGCGACCTCCACGCGCACATGATGAGTACGGGGTTCCTGTTGCTCGTCGCTGCCCTCTGTTTCAGTTACTTTCAGACGCCCGACTCCGAACGCCGGCGGCGACTCGCGCTCCTGTTCGGCGCGGTTCCGGCGGTCGGTGGCATCGTCGCCGTGACCAGCACGTGGTCGTTCCCGTCGGTCGGCGGCCTCGTCTTCCTGACCGTCGCCGTGGCGCCGGCCGACCCCGCCTCGCTGCTCCCGGCCGGTGTTCGGGACCGCGCTCAAACGAGGGGGCTCACGCGGGAAGCGGTCAGAATCGCGCTCGCGCTCGCCATCGCCGGCGGCGTCCTGCTCGTCGGCCTGCTCTGGTCGCTCCCGTTCTGGTTGGGGCCAGCCAGCGGCCGGGAGATAGCCGTCCTCCCGGACCGTATCTCCCTCGTGGAACTGCTCTCGGTCCACGGCCTGTTCGTGGTCCCGTTCGCGCTGTACCTCTACGCACGACTCGGCCGTGGCATCGGGACCGCCCGCGAGCGAGTCGTCGGCGCGGCCACGCTCGGACTCGTCGCCGTCGCGGCCCTGCTGGACGCCGCTGCAGTGGGCGTCCTCGTCCCGATTCTCGTCGGCACGTGGCTCCTCTCGCGCTCGCCGGTGCTCGAACGAACCGTCGCTGCCGTGCCCGCGCTGGCCGACGGCGGAGACCGGCCGCTCGGGTTCGAGGCGGTGCTGGTTCTCGCCGGGGCCGGCCTCGTCCTGCTCGTCGAGTTCGTCTTCGTCCGGGAGAACATCGGCCGGATGAACACCGTGTTCAAGACGTACATGCAGGTGTGGATTCTCTGGGGAGTCGCCGTGGGGCCGGTGCTCGCCTGGCTGCTGACTCGCTGGCGACCCGGCAGTTCCGACGCCCAGCACTGGGTCCGGCCGGCGACGACAGTGTTCGTCACGTTGCTAGTCCTCTCGACGTCGCTGTACGGCGCGTTCGCCCTCGCGAACCACGCCGAGCGGGCGGGCGACGCGACGCTCGACGGCCTCGACCACTTAGAGCGGACCCACCCCGGAGAAGCGCCCGCCATCCGGTGGCTCGCCAGCCTCGACGGCCGGCCGACGATAGTCACGGCTGCGCCCGCCAGCTACGGGTGGGACCCGGGGAACGGTGAGGGGGCGAGCGCCCCGGCGAGTCTGACCGGTATCCCCACCGTCGCCGGGTGGAACCACGAGGCACAGTACCGCTCCCAGTCGGCGTACGACACGCGCGTCGCGGCCGTTCGGACCATCTACACCGGCAGCGCAGACGAGCAGATTCGGCTGCTCAGGGCCTACGACGTCCGCTACGTCTACGTCGGGCCGGCCGAGCGCAACCGCTACGGGGACGTGACGGTCGACCACCTCTCGGGCGTGACGGTGGCGAAGCGCGCCGGTGACGTGGTTATCTATCGCGTCCACCCGGAGCAACTGTAA
- a CDS encoding HAH_0734 family protein has product MKKLIIHGDPGLRKGGRIEYDGEEYEVFAVARQGDWHGPDRPQLWCTIGSEDEEETFEKQDYIPMHLDTEDIEAEGVTVLRERGAQPGET; this is encoded by the coding sequence ATGAAGAAACTCATCATCCACGGGGACCCCGGCCTCCGGAAGGGTGGCCGCATCGAGTACGACGGCGAGGAGTACGAGGTGTTCGCCGTCGCCCGGCAGGGTGACTGGCACGGCCCCGACCGCCCGCAACTCTGGTGTACCATCGGGAGCGAGGACGAGGAAGAGACCTTCGAGAAGCAGGACTACATCCCGATGCACCTCGACACCGAGGACATCGAAGCCGAGGGCGTCACCGTGCTCCGAGAGCGCGGCGCACAGCCAGGCGAAACCTGA
- a CDS encoding orotate phosphoribosyltransferase has translation MNYKSIADLSEDTHRFARDHPIDVDLVVGIPRSGLLAANLLCLYLDVPMTDVEGLCEGRLIGTGNRYKDDESLRDLTSVLVMDDSVRTGRQMTETRSRLDELDLPFDISYGAIYVSREGHKYVDYWGEMVPKPRVFEWNITHHPILEHSCVDIDGVLCRDPTPEENDDGERYLEFLADVEPNIIPNQQIGHLVTSRLEKYRPETERWLDEHGVQYDTLVMMDLPTKEARQEQGDHVQHKAAVYNTTDASLFIESSQRQARGIARRTGRPVFCYETREMIRPNRAKRTHLKAQQYASRFRENPTSFSLKAVKHLYYVGHNYVSARTQ, from the coding sequence GTGAATTACAAGAGTATCGCTGACCTTAGCGAAGACACTCACCGGTTTGCTCGCGACCACCCGATTGACGTTGACCTCGTAGTCGGTATTCCGCGGAGCGGTCTCCTGGCCGCGAACTTGCTCTGTCTCTACCTCGATGTCCCGATGACGGACGTCGAGGGGCTCTGTGAGGGGCGGCTGATCGGGACCGGTAATCGGTACAAGGACGATGAGTCGCTCCGTGACCTCACCTCCGTGCTCGTCATGGATGACTCCGTGAGGACGGGCCGTCAGATGACGGAAACGCGGAGTCGACTCGACGAACTGGACCTCCCGTTCGATATCTCGTACGGTGCGATATACGTCTCTCGGGAGGGGCACAAGTACGTCGATTACTGGGGTGAGATGGTCCCCAAACCGCGCGTCTTCGAGTGGAACATCACGCATCATCCGATATTGGAGCACTCGTGTGTGGACATCGACGGCGTCCTCTGTCGAGATCCGACACCGGAGGAGAACGACGACGGAGAGCGATATCTCGAGTTTCTCGCAGACGTCGAGCCGAACATCATTCCGAACCAGCAGATCGGACACCTCGTCACGAGCAGACTGGAGAAGTACCGGCCGGAGACTGAGCGGTGGTTGGACGAGCACGGGGTCCAGTACGACACGCTCGTGATGATGGACCTTCCGACCAAGGAGGCGAGGCAGGAACAGGGGGACCACGTACAGCACAAGGCGGCGGTGTACAACACGACGGACGCGTCGCTCTTCATCGAAAGCAGTCAGCGGCAAGCCAGGGGAATCGCCCGGCGGACGGGTAGGCCGGTGTTCTGTTACGAGACCAGGGAGATGATCCGACCCAACCGAGCGAAACGAACGCACTTGAAGGCCCAGCAGTACGCATCGCGGTTCAGAGAGAACCCCACGTCGTTCTCCCTGAAGGCCGTGAAACACCTGTACTACGTCGGCCACAACTACGTTTCCGCCAGGACCCAGTAA
- a CDS encoding 50S ribosomal protein L44e, with the protein MEMPRRFNTYCPHCNEHNEHEVEKVRTGRETGMKWIDRQRKRNSGIGNDGKFSKVPGGDKPTKKTDLKYRCSECGKAHLREGWRAGRLTFQE; encoded by the coding sequence ATGGAGATGCCGAGACGCTTTAACACGTACTGTCCGCACTGTAACGAGCACAACGAACACGAGGTCGAGAAGGTCCGCACCGGCCGCGAGACCGGGATGAAGTGGATCGACCGCCAGCGCAAGCGCAACTCCGGTATCGGGAACGACGGCAAGTTCTCGAAGGTCCCCGGTGGCGACAAGCCCACCAAGAAGACGGACCTGAAGTACCGCTGCTCGGAGTGTGGGAAGGCCCACCTCCGCGAGGGATGGCGCGCCGGCCGACTCACCTTCCAGGAGTAA
- a CDS encoding 30S ribosomal protein S27e, whose product MAGSFITVACPDCENEQTIFEKAASEVSCAVCGHTLARPTGGKADIEGEVTAVVEAR is encoded by the coding sequence ATGGCAGGAAGCTTCATCACCGTCGCCTGTCCGGACTGCGAGAACGAACAGACCATCTTCGAGAAGGCCGCCAGCGAGGTCTCGTGTGCCGTCTGTGGCCACACCCTCGCCCGCCCGACCGGCGGGAAAGCCGACATCGAAGGCGAAGTGACCGCCGTCGTCGAGGCACGATAG
- a CDS encoding translation initiation factor IF-2 subunit alpha produces the protein MKYSGWPEPSELVVGKIDEIEDFGVFVDLEEYEGKRGLCHVSEVASGWIKNVRDHVNEGQTVVAKVLDVDESAQQIDLSIKDVNDHQRKEKIQEWKNEQKADNWMELAFGENLDDETYGAIANALLAEFGSLYDGFEAAAIHGESALEETDLDDDDVEAIVETARNNVSVPYVNVTGYVDLRCPTSDGVDVIKDALKAAEGNGEVPEEIELEVTYVGSPEYRIQVRAPDYKTAEGELEESADRARVVVEEQGGSAEFHRERHEDDE, from the coding sequence ATGAAATACAGCGGCTGGCCAGAGCCCAGCGAACTCGTCGTCGGGAAGATAGACGAGATAGAGGACTTCGGCGTGTTCGTCGACTTAGAGGAGTACGAGGGCAAGCGCGGGCTCTGTCACGTCTCCGAGGTCGCGAGCGGGTGGATCAAGAACGTCCGCGACCACGTCAACGAGGGCCAAACGGTCGTCGCCAAAGTCCTAGACGTCGACGAGAGCGCCCAGCAGATCGACCTCTCGATAAAGGACGTCAACGACCACCAGCGAAAGGAGAAGATCCAGGAGTGGAAAAACGAGCAGAAGGCCGACAACTGGATGGAACTGGCCTTCGGCGAGAACCTGGACGACGAGACGTACGGGGCCATCGCGAACGCCCTGCTCGCCGAGTTCGGGTCGCTGTACGACGGCTTCGAGGCGGCGGCCATCCACGGCGAGAGCGCCCTCGAGGAGACCGACCTCGACGACGACGACGTCGAGGCCATCGTCGAGACGGCGCGCAACAACGTCTCGGTGCCCTACGTCAACGTCACCGGCTACGTCGACCTCCGCTGTCCGACCAGCGACGGCGTCGACGTCATCAAGGATGCGCTGAAGGCCGCCGAGGGCAACGGCGAGGTGCCCGAGGAGATCGAACTCGAAGTGACCTACGTCGGGTCCCCCGAGTACCGCATCCAGGTGCGAGCGCCCGACTACAAGACCGCCGAGGGCGAACTCGAGGAGAGTGCGGACCGGGCTCGAGTCGTCGTCGAGGAACAGGGCGGTTCCGCCGAGTTCCACCGCGAGCGCCACGAAGACGACGAGTAG
- a CDS encoding RNA-protein complex protein Nop10 — protein sequence MKSDIRTCSDWETAHDRPVYTLAETCPDCGAEAVNSAPAPFDATDRYGEYRRSLKRRRRE from the coding sequence ATGAAGTCCGACATCCGGACGTGTTCGGACTGGGAGACGGCACACGACCGCCCAGTGTACACGCTCGCCGAGACGTGCCCCGACTGCGGTGCCGAGGCGGTAAACAGCGCCCCGGCGCCGTTCGACGCCACCGACCGATACGGCGAGTATCGACGTTCTCTTAAGCGCCGCCGCCGGGAATAG
- a CDS encoding proteasome assembly chaperone family protein, producing MDEFDIEALADPALEDPVLVEGLPGVGHVGKLAAEHLLEELESELVRRVYSTHFPPQVTIDEGRARLAAAEFHAVTPEEGQDLLVLTGDHQAQDNQGHYGLTDTFLDIAEAFGVGRVFALGGVPTGELIEEYDVLGASTTDAFADELEDAGVEFREDEPAGGIVGVSGLLLGLSERRDIPATCLMGETSGYLVDPKSAQAVLEVLQEIIGFDVDYASLEERADEMEEVVRKIQEMEQQNAPAPSDEDLRYIG from the coding sequence ATGGACGAATTCGACATCGAGGCGCTGGCCGACCCGGCGCTCGAGGACCCGGTACTGGTCGAGGGGCTGCCCGGCGTGGGCCACGTCGGCAAACTCGCCGCCGAGCACTTGCTCGAGGAACTGGAGAGCGAACTCGTTCGGCGGGTCTACTCGACGCACTTCCCGCCGCAGGTCACCATCGACGAGGGCCGAGCCCGACTGGCCGCTGCCGAGTTCCACGCGGTCACCCCCGAGGAGGGCCAGGACCTGCTCGTCCTCACCGGTGACCACCAGGCACAGGACAACCAGGGCCACTACGGCCTGACCGACACGTTCCTCGACATCGCCGAGGCGTTCGGTGTCGGCCGGGTGTTCGCGCTCGGGGGCGTGCCGACGGGCGAGCTCATCGAGGAGTACGACGTGCTGGGCGCGTCGACGACGGACGCGTTCGCCGACGAGCTCGAGGACGCCGGCGTCGAGTTCCGCGAGGACGAACCCGCGGGCGGCATCGTCGGCGTGTCGGGCCTCCTGCTCGGCCTGTCCGAGCGCCGTGACATCCCCGCGACCTGTCTCATGGGCGAGACCTCCGGCTACCTCGTCGACCCCAAGAGCGCACAGGCCGTCCTCGAGGTCCTCCAGGAGATCATCGGCTTCGACGTCGACTATGCGTCGCTGGAGGAACGAGCCGACGAGATGGAAGAGGTCGTCCGCAAGATCCAGGAGATGGAACAGCAGAACGCGCCCGCCCCGTCCGACGAGGACCTCCGCTACATCGGGTGA
- a CDS encoding J domain-containing protein yields the protein MQSALGTLPHWLVTGLLLGGGCSLAAAVVFVAADRLFPTEQPARRMHDSGETKRRTELREYLRAIDEQFAENHFVEGQHVAFYLPKRDVAITFDARAYYRIERSPTIPVLVEHEMPGVQLGARLPFDVPEVNLGPDPVEQVHPTVQAFAELGLQQTATIDEVKSAYRSRVKEVHPDHGGDEADFKRVREAYTTAKQHAS from the coding sequence GTGCAGAGCGCATTGGGGACGTTACCACATTGGCTCGTCACGGGACTCCTGCTCGGCGGCGGGTGTAGCCTGGCCGCCGCCGTCGTCTTCGTGGCCGCCGACCGCCTGTTCCCGACCGAGCAACCGGCCCGCCGGATGCACGACAGCGGCGAGACCAAGCGCCGGACCGAGCTCCGCGAGTACCTGCGGGCCATCGACGAGCAGTTCGCCGAGAACCACTTCGTCGAGGGGCAACACGTCGCCTTCTACCTGCCCAAACGGGACGTCGCCATCACCTTCGACGCCCGGGCGTACTACCGCATCGAGCGCTCGCCGACGATTCCGGTGCTCGTCGAACACGAGATGCCCGGCGTACAGCTGGGCGCCCGCCTCCCGTTCGACGTGCCGGAGGTCAACCTCGGACCGGACCCGGTAGAACAGGTCCACCCGACGGTCCAGGCCTTCGCCGAGCTCGGGCTCCAGCAGACCGCGACCATCGACGAGGTGAAGTCGGCCTACCGGAGTCGCGTCAAGGAGGTCCACCCGGACCACGGCGGCGACGAGGCCGACTTCAAGCGCGTCCGTGAGGCGTACACGACGGCCAAACAGCACGCCTCGTAG
- a CDS encoding DUF6653 family protein: protein MDSPLPDSDASTLDRYFWARHANPRSGWSRVASLPLVMTCLYYRHWRGLAATLAFVVLNPFLFAPPDDDSAWMTKVVYGERIWTRMDHDRFGYPTILNYANGAAAFYAVYAALRRRPAEMALATALSMAFKLWFVAEMVHIYEAERSN, encoded by the coding sequence ATGGACTCGCCCCTCCCCGATTCCGACGCATCCACCCTCGACCGCTACTTCTGGGCCCGCCACGCGAACCCCAGGAGCGGCTGGTCCCGCGTCGCCTCGCTCCCGCTCGTCATGACCTGTCTCTACTACCGACACTGGCGCGGACTCGCTGCGACCCTGGCGTTCGTCGTCCTCAACCCGTTCCTGTTTGCCCCGCCGGACGACGACAGCGCTTGGATGACGAAGGTGGTCTACGGCGAGCGCATCTGGACCAGGATGGACCACGACCGCTTTGGCTACCCGACGATACTCAACTACGCCAACGGCGCGGCGGCGTTCTACGCGGTGTACGCCGCACTTCGCCGCCGCCCCGCTGAGATGGCGCTCGCGACTGCGCTGTCGATGGCGTTCAAGCTCTGGTTCGTCGCCGAGATGGTCCACATCTACGAGGCCGAGCGGTCGAACTGA
- a CDS encoding threonine synthase, with protein sequence METTAAFRGLRCTECGERTEPETDRCPACNGLLVADYDVPALEPADLPHVRGPGRYEPLRPFSEAVTVGLDEGATPLVSVPELAAELDVAAVYVKDEGRNPTGSLADRKLSLAVTAATQRGAERVATPSTGNGAQANAAYAARAGVDSTGFVPSRCPFLNKAMVNVHGGDMRVVEGRYQDAADAFQEADDDWTPVAPGDPFRIEGAASVAFEVLEDLAWTAPDAVVQPTGHGETLVGLQQGFDAATESGLAEDAPRLYAAQPATADAVAEAWAQGQSEPARIEHPDTIVGPLEVPNPAAGEAALGAIGASDGGAVSVEDEETLRGAVDCCELGPEVGATGGTAVGAARTLSARGAFDADDVVVLVNPVAGSKEADLLRSHLMSRGL encoded by the coding sequence ATGGAGACGACGGCGGCCTTCCGCGGCCTGCGATGCACCGAGTGCGGCGAGCGAACCGAGCCGGAGACCGACCGCTGTCCTGCGTGCAACGGACTGCTGGTCGCCGATTACGACGTCCCGGCGCTGGAACCGGCGGATTTGCCCCACGTCCGTGGCCCCGGCCGGTACGAACCGCTGCGGCCCTTCTCCGAAGCGGTAACGGTGGGCCTCGACGAGGGTGCGACGCCGCTGGTCTCGGTCCCGGAACTCGCGGCGGAGCTGGACGTCGCCGCGGTGTACGTCAAAGACGAGGGCCGCAATCCCACGGGGTCGCTGGCCGACCGGAAGCTCTCGCTCGCGGTGACGGCGGCCACCCAGCGAGGCGCAGAGCGCGTCGCGACGCCGTCGACGGGCAACGGCGCACAGGCCAACGCGGCCTACGCCGCCCGTGCCGGCGTCGATTCGACGGGCTTCGTCCCCTCGCGCTGTCCGTTCCTCAACAAGGCGATGGTGAACGTCCACGGCGGCGACATGCGCGTCGTCGAGGGCCGCTACCAGGACGCCGCCGACGCCTTCCAGGAGGCCGACGACGACTGGACGCCGGTCGCCCCGGGCGACCCCTTCCGCATCGAGGGGGCGGCGTCGGTCGCATTCGAAGTTCTCGAAGACCTGGCGTGGACCGCTCCGGACGCCGTCGTCCAGCCGACCGGCCACGGCGAGACGCTCGTCGGCCTCCAGCAGGGGTTCGACGCGGCGACCGAGAGCGGCCTCGCCGAGGACGCACCACGACTCTACGCCGCCCAGCCGGCGACCGCCGACGCCGTCGCCGAGGCGTGGGCGCAAGGCCAATCCGAGCCCGCTCGCATCGAGCACCCGGACACCATCGTCGGCCCGCTGGAGGTCCCGAACCCGGCGGCCGGCGAAGCCGCGCTCGGGGCCATCGGCGCGAGCGACGGCGGGGCCGTCAGCGTCGAGGACGAGGAGACGCTGCGTGGCGCTGTGGACTGCTGTGAACTGGGCCCGGAGGTCGGGGCGACCGGTGGCACGGCCGTCGGCGCCGCTCGCACGCTCTCGGCGCGTGGGGCGTTCGACGCCGACGACGTCGTGGTGCTGGTCAACCCCGTCGCCGGGAGCAAGGAAGCAGACCTGCTGCGGTCGCACCTGATGAGCCGCGGGCTCTAA